A genomic region of Chitinimonas arctica contains the following coding sequences:
- the gltX gene encoding glutamate--tRNA ligase, whose product MTVRTRFAPSPTGLLHIGGVRTALFSWAYARKQQGVFVLRIEDTDLERSTPESVQAILDGMHWVGLGYDEGPFYQMQRMDRYKAVLKDMLVTGTAYHCYCSREELDQMRAEAEARGEKPRYDRRWRPERGKQLPEIPAGVAPVIRFRNPIDGVVAWDDAVKGRIEIGNAELDDLIIARPDGTPTYNFCVVVDDWDMGISHVIRGDDHVNNTPRQINILAALGAPLPIYGHLPMILNADGQKMSKRRDAVSVVDYSEQGILPEALLNYLARLGWGHGDEEFFTLEQFVEWFDLKNVSPSPSRFDRDKMLWINQQHMKAADNARLAELTRPFLTKLGCDTEQGPALPAVIAMLKERVSNLVDLAAQAGYFYRHEAAPAELAAQHLNEEGRARLARFRAILAQTEWETAALSAAIKTFVAAEGVKMPLIAMPLRAAVCGTTQTPSIDQVLALLGQQEVLKRLDAVLNA is encoded by the coding sequence ATGACCGTTCGCACCCGCTTCGCTCCCTCCCCCACCGGCCTACTGCACATTGGCGGCGTACGTACCGCTCTGTTCAGTTGGGCGTACGCACGCAAGCAGCAAGGCGTATTCGTGCTGCGCATCGAGGACACCGACCTGGAACGCTCCACCCCGGAATCGGTGCAAGCCATCCTGGACGGCATGCACTGGGTGGGCCTTGGCTATGACGAAGGTCCGTTCTATCAGATGCAGCGCATGGATCGCTATAAGGCGGTACTGAAGGACATGCTGGTCACCGGCACCGCCTACCATTGCTACTGCAGCCGCGAAGAATTGGACCAGATGCGCGCCGAAGCGGAAGCGCGCGGCGAGAAGCCGCGCTACGATCGCCGCTGGCGGCCCGAGCGCGGCAAGCAATTGCCGGAGATTCCCGCCGGCGTGGCGCCGGTCATCCGCTTCCGCAATCCGATCGACGGGGTTGTCGCCTGGGATGATGCGGTCAAGGGACGTATCGAGATCGGCAATGCCGAGCTGGACGACCTGATCATCGCCCGCCCGGACGGCACGCCCACCTACAATTTCTGCGTGGTGGTGGACGACTGGGACATGGGCATCAGCCATGTCATCCGCGGCGACGACCATGTCAACAACACCCCGCGCCAAATCAATATCCTGGCTGCGCTTGGCGCCCCCCTGCCCATCTACGGCCACTTGCCCATGATCCTGAATGCGGACGGCCAGAAGATGAGCAAACGCCGCGATGCGGTCAGCGTGGTGGATTACAGCGAACAGGGTATTTTGCCGGAAGCCTTGCTCAACTATCTGGCGCGGCTGGGCTGGGGCCATGGCGACGAGGAATTCTTCACCCTGGAACAGTTCGTCGAATGGTTCGACCTGAAGAACGTCAGCCCCAGTCCTTCACGCTTCGACCGGGACAAGATGCTGTGGATCAATCAACAGCATATGAAAGCCGCGGACAATGCCCGCCTGGCGGAACTGACCCGACCGTTCCTGACCAAACTGGGCTGCGATACCGAACAGGGCCCGGCCCTGCCGGCGGTGATCGCCATGCTGAAGGAACGCGTCAGCAACCTGGTCGACCTGGCCGCCCAAGCCGGCTACTTCTATCGCCACGAAGCGGCGCCGGCCGAACTGGCCGCCCAGCATCTGAACGAGGAAGGCCGTGCGCGCCTGGCGCGATTCCGCGCCATCCTGGCGCAAACCGAATGGGAAACCGCCGCACTGTCCGCCGCCATCAAGACCTTTGTCGCCGCCGAAGGCGTCAAGATGCCGCTGATTGCCATGCCACTGCGGGCCGCCGTGTGCGGCACCACCCAGACGCCGTCGATCGACCAGGTGCTCGCGCTGCTTGGCCAGCAGGAAGTACTGAAACGCCTGGATGCCGTCCTGAACGCATAG
- the gspL gene encoding type II secretion system protein GspL has protein sequence MTILRLFPAESSLPASAATEVAWRTQTGSQIGHGRSALSQLPAASRVELFLPPARVLRATVTLPKGAGRQAGKLLPFALDQVLLSEPAEQHLAHQLAGEQCRVAAVQREFFAELLNTLTQVGRRPRAAWAADVLVPGDGGMLLWYGNGWARRSQETAQWFDAASPTEPPALLVAALGELESLSLAIEPALAEQVDLARWQLRLGCPVSLYAGDIFAATVESDAINLMQGEFAAGAQIDVDWPRLKPAGVLAGSALALCLVTLLGQWWSWRSEEGALKQSINGAFSQAFPNTPIVDAQLQLQTMLSSKATAAPTSSGALTALLNTAPRLMAGEIKLLALEYADGRFQAEYLAKPEQLAALVQTLSQNGKVETSPSGNDRTRLSLTPNP, from the coding sequence GTGACCATACTGCGACTCTTTCCTGCCGAATCCTCTTTACCCGCCAGTGCTGCGACCGAAGTCGCCTGGCGCACCCAGACCGGCAGCCAGATCGGCCATGGCCGTTCCGCCTTGAGCCAGCTGCCGGCTGCCAGCCGGGTCGAGCTGTTCCTCCCGCCGGCGAGGGTGTTGCGCGCCACCGTTACCCTGCCGAAAGGCGCCGGCCGCCAGGCTGGCAAACTACTGCCTTTCGCGCTGGACCAGGTTTTGCTGTCGGAGCCTGCGGAGCAACATCTAGCCCACCAGTTGGCCGGCGAGCAGTGCCGCGTCGCTGCTGTGCAGCGTGAATTCTTCGCCGAGCTGCTCAATACCCTGACCCAGGTCGGGCGCCGCCCACGTGCTGCCTGGGCGGCGGACGTCCTGGTGCCGGGCGATGGCGGCATGTTGCTTTGGTACGGCAATGGCTGGGCCAGGCGCAGCCAGGAAACCGCGCAATGGTTCGATGCGGCCTCGCCGACCGAACCGCCTGCGCTGCTGGTCGCCGCGCTGGGCGAGCTGGAGAGCCTGTCGCTGGCGATCGAGCCGGCCTTGGCCGAGCAGGTTGATCTGGCCCGCTGGCAACTCAGGCTGGGTTGCCCGGTGTCGCTGTACGCGGGCGATATCTTCGCCGCCACGGTCGAAAGCGACGCGATCAATCTGATGCAGGGCGAGTTTGCCGCCGGGGCGCAGATCGATGTGGACTGGCCTCGACTCAAACCGGCGGGCGTACTGGCCGGTAGCGCGCTCGCCCTTTGCCTGGTGACCTTGCTCGGCCAATGGTGGAGTTGGCGGAGCGAGGAGGGGGCGCTCAAGCAGAGTATCAATGGCGCCTTCAGCCAGGCTTTTCCCAATACGCCTATCGTCGATGCCCAGCTGCAATTGCAAACCATGTTGAGCAGCAAGGCCACCGCCGCACCAACCAGCAGTGGCGCCCTGACCGCGCTACTCAATACCGCTCCCCGCCTGATGGCGGGTGAGATCAAGCTGCTGGCGCTGGAGTATGCCGACGGGCGCTTCCAGGCCGAATACCTGGCCAAGCCCGAGCAATTGGCCGCACTGGTGCAAACCCTGTCGCAAAACGGCAAGGTGGAAACCAGCCCGAGCGGAAACGACCGTACCCGACTGAGCCTGACACCCAATCCATGA
- the purL gene encoding phosphoribosylformylglycinamidine synthase codes for MPTHIKLRGGLALSAFRLDKLTNGLKAAGVSGLAPYAEFWHFIELEGALDADEEAKLAQILHDANPAEPARANGSMVLITPRVGTISPWSSKATDILRLCGLSKVLRIERGVALYAGRQLNAAEQATLAELAHDRMTETVWDSFDGTEALFRHIAPQPLASVDILGAGRPALEAANREMGLALSADEVDYLVENFRKLGRNPNDIELMMFAQANSEHCRHKIFNADFVIDGEAQDKTLFGMIRDTHKAHPEGTVVAYSDNSSVIEGAGILRFHPEPGSQTYRYHARPTHILMKVETHNHPTAISPFAGASTGSGGEIRDEGATGRGSRPKAGLAGFTVSNLNIPGFKQPWEVHSDTQLEYGKPQRIVSALQIMLDGPIGAASFNNEFGRPNLTGYFRTFEESYLGEMRGYHKPIMIAGGLGNIDGDHVGKHDIPAGALIVVLGGPGMLIGLGGGAASSMDTGANAADLDFDSVQRGNPEIERRAQEVIDRCWQLGDKNPILSIHDVGAGGLSNALPELVHGSARGAKFSLRDIHIEEKGMSPLQIWCNESQERYVLAILASDLDNFRAMAERERCPFAVVGTATLEQQLEVADSHFGNKPVDMPMDVLLGKPPKMTREVQRLDPPLPMFDSSSLDLHDAAYRVLRLPAVADKSFLITIGDRSVGGMTARDQMVGPWQVPVADVAVTTMGYETYLGEAMAMGERTPLALISGPSSGRLAVGEALTNLAAAPIAKLGDVKLSANWMAAAGHPGEDAKLFDTVKAVRDLSIALGISIPVGKDSLSMKTVWQEQGQDRAVIAPLSLIVSAFAPVTDVRRTLTPQLRTDQGDTDLLLIDLGNGKCRLSGSALAQVYKQVGNHMPDLENPQALADFFGVVQQLNAQGKLLAYHDRGDGGLLATLVEMMFAGHVGVTLDVDELCIERRRNEREYGEINPESVARAENGRLMGVLFNEELGAVLQVRRSDTHAVMAAFFAVGIRSQLHVIGTLNDDDKLKIKKRNRLVFSEPRIELQRAWSETSWQLQRLRDNPACADSEFARLEDKHARGLYAELSFDPAEDIAAPYIARGNKPRIAILREQGVNGHIEMAAAFDRAGFTALDIHMSDILGGRVSLADFQGFAACGGFSYGDVLGAGEGWAKSILFNARGRDEFARFFQRGDSFALGVCNGCQMMSNLAEIIPGAEAWPKFRRNASEQFEARLVMAEVTRNPSLFFAGMAGSRMPVVVSHGEGRAVFERAGDRKSVLTALRYIDDKGQATEVYPQNPNGSPDGVAGVTTADGRFSIMMPHPERTFRTATLSWHPDNWGEDSGWMRMFRNARHWLG; via the coding sequence ATGCCCACCCACATCAAGCTGCGCGGGGGCCTTGCCCTCTCGGCCTTCCGCCTCGACAAACTGACTAACGGCCTGAAAGCGGCCGGCGTCAGCGGCCTTGCCCCCTACGCCGAGTTCTGGCATTTCATCGAGCTGGAAGGCGCCCTCGACGCGGATGAAGAAGCCAAGCTGGCGCAGATCCTGCACGATGCCAATCCGGCCGAACCGGCCCGCGCCAACGGCTCCATGGTGTTGATCACGCCGCGCGTGGGCACCATTTCGCCCTGGTCGTCCAAGGCCACGGACATCCTGCGCCTATGCGGCCTGAGCAAGGTACTGCGTATCGAGCGCGGCGTCGCCCTGTATGCCGGCCGCCAGCTGAACGCGGCCGAACAGGCTACCCTGGCCGAACTCGCGCATGACCGCATGACCGAAACCGTCTGGGACAGCTTCGACGGTACCGAAGCGCTATTCCGCCATATCGCCCCGCAGCCCTTGGCCAGCGTGGATATCCTCGGCGCCGGCCGGCCGGCGCTGGAAGCCGCCAACCGCGAGATGGGCCTGGCCCTGTCGGCCGATGAGGTGGATTATCTGGTGGAGAATTTCCGCAAACTGGGCCGCAATCCGAACGACATCGAATTGATGATGTTCGCGCAGGCCAACTCGGAACATTGTCGCCACAAGATCTTCAATGCCGACTTCGTGATCGACGGCGAAGCACAGGACAAGACCCTGTTCGGCATGATACGCGACACCCATAAGGCGCATCCGGAAGGCACCGTGGTCGCCTATTCGGATAACTCCTCGGTGATCGAAGGCGCCGGCATTCTGCGTTTCCATCCGGAACCCGGCAGCCAGACCTATCGCTACCACGCCCGCCCTACCCATATCCTGATGAAGGTGGAGACGCACAACCACCCCACCGCCATTTCGCCCTTCGCCGGCGCATCCACCGGCTCAGGCGGCGAGATCCGCGACGAAGGCGCGACCGGCCGCGGTTCGCGGCCAAAGGCCGGGCTGGCCGGCTTTACCGTCTCCAACCTGAATATTCCCGGCTTCAAACAGCCCTGGGAAGTCCATTCGGACACTCAGCTCGAATACGGCAAGCCGCAGCGCATCGTATCCGCCTTGCAGATCATGCTGGATGGCCCGATTGGCGCCGCGTCCTTCAACAATGAGTTCGGCCGCCCCAATCTGACCGGCTACTTCCGTACCTTCGAGGAAAGCTACCTGGGCGAGATGCGCGGCTACCACAAGCCCATCATGATCGCCGGCGGCTTGGGCAATATCGACGGCGACCATGTCGGCAAGCACGACATCCCGGCCGGCGCATTGATCGTCGTACTGGGCGGCCCCGGCATGCTGATCGGCCTGGGCGGCGGCGCCGCCTCGTCGATGGATACCGGCGCCAACGCCGCCGATCTGGATTTCGATTCGGTCCAGCGCGGCAACCCGGAAATCGAACGGCGCGCGCAGGAAGTCATCGACCGCTGCTGGCAGCTGGGCGACAAGAACCCCATCCTCAGCATCCACGATGTCGGCGCCGGCGGACTATCCAACGCGCTGCCCGAGCTGGTACACGGTTCGGCGCGCGGCGCCAAATTTTCGCTGCGCGATATCCATATCGAAGAAAAGGGCATGTCGCCGCTGCAGATCTGGTGCAATGAATCGCAGGAACGCTATGTTCTGGCCATTCTGGCCAGCGATCTGGACAATTTCCGCGCCATGGCGGAACGTGAGCGCTGCCCCTTCGCGGTAGTCGGCACCGCCACGCTGGAACAGCAGCTGGAAGTGGCGGACAGCCATTTCGGCAACAAGCCGGTCGATATGCCCATGGACGTGCTGCTGGGCAAGCCGCCCAAGATGACGCGCGAAGTGCAGCGGCTGGACCCGCCGCTGCCCATGTTCGACTCCTCTTCCCTTGATCTGCACGACGCCGCCTACCGGGTGTTGCGCCTGCCGGCCGTGGCTGACAAGAGCTTCTTGATCACCATCGGCGACCGCTCGGTCGGTGGCATGACCGCCCGCGACCAGATGGTCGGCCCCTGGCAGGTGCCGGTAGCCGACGTGGCCGTCACCACCATGGGCTATGAAACCTACCTGGGCGAAGCAATGGCGATGGGCGAACGCACGCCGCTGGCACTGATCTCCGGCCCGTCATCCGGCCGCCTGGCGGTAGGCGAAGCGCTGACCAACCTGGCCGCCGCGCCGATCGCCAAACTGGGCGACGTCAAGCTGTCGGCCAACTGGATGGCCGCCGCCGGCCATCCGGGCGAAGATGCCAAGCTGTTCGATACCGTCAAGGCGGTACGCGATCTCAGCATCGCGCTGGGCATCAGCATTCCGGTCGGCAAGGACAGCCTGTCCATGAAGACGGTATGGCAGGAGCAGGGGCAGGACCGCGCGGTGATCGCACCGCTGTCGCTGATCGTCTCCGCCTTCGCACCGGTGACCGATGTCCGCCGCACCCTGACACCGCAACTGCGTACCGACCAGGGCGATACCGACCTGCTGCTGATCGACCTGGGCAACGGCAAATGCCGCCTGTCCGGTTCGGCCCTCGCGCAAGTCTACAAGCAGGTCGGCAACCATATGCCCGACCTGGAGAATCCACAGGCCCTGGCCGACTTCTTTGGCGTGGTGCAACAGCTCAATGCCCAAGGCAAGCTGCTGGCCTACCACGACCGCGGCGACGGCGGCCTGCTGGCGACACTGGTGGAGATGATGTTCGCCGGCCATGTCGGCGTCACCTTGGACGTGGACGAGCTGTGCATCGAACGTCGCCGCAATGAACGCGAATACGGAGAGATCAACCCCGAGTCGGTTGCCCGCGCCGAGAACGGCCGCCTGATGGGCGTGCTGTTCAATGAGGAGCTGGGCGCCGTGCTGCAGGTACGCCGCAGCGACACCCATGCGGTAATGGCAGCCTTCTTCGCGGTCGGTATCCGCAGCCAGCTGCATGTCATCGGCACGCTGAACGACGACGACAAGCTCAAGATCAAGAAGCGCAACCGCCTGGTGTTCAGCGAGCCGCGCATCGAACTGCAGCGCGCCTGGTCGGAAACCAGCTGGCAGCTGCAACGCCTGCGCGACAACCCGGCCTGTGCCGACAGCGAATTCGCCCGCCTGGAAGACAAGCATGCGCGCGGCCTGTATGCCGAGCTGAGCTTCGACCCGGCCGAGGACATCGCGGCGCCTTATATCGCTCGCGGCAACAAGCCCAGGATCGCCATCCTGCGCGAGCAGGGCGTCAACGGCCATATCGAGATGGCGGCGGCATTCGACCGTGCCGGTTTCACCGCTCTCGACATCCATATGTCCGACATCCTGGGTGGACGTGTTTCGCTGGCCGATTTCCAAGGCTTCGCCGCTTGTGGGGGCTTCAGTTACGGCGACGTACTGGGGGCCGGCGAAGGATGGGCCAAGTCCATCCTGTTCAACGCACGCGGCCGCGACGAGTTCGCCCGCTTCTTCCAACGCGGCGATAGCTTCGCCCTGGGCGTCTGCAACGGCTGCCAGATGATGTCCAACCTGGCCGAGATCATCCCCGGCGCCGAAGCCTGGCCGAAATTCCGCCGCAACGCATCCGAGCAGTTCGAAGCGCGCCTGGTCATGGCGGAAGTCACCCGTAACCCCAGCCTGTTCTTCGCCGGCATGGCCGGCTCCAGGATGCCGGTGGTGGTCTCGCACGGGGAAGGCCGCGCGGTGTTCGAGCGGGCCGGCGACCGCAAGTCGGTGCTCACCGCCCTGCGCTATATCGACGATAAGGGCCAGGCGACCGAGGTCTATCCGCAAAACCCGAACGGCTCGCCCGACGGCGTGGCCGGCGTCACCACCGCGGATGGCCGCTTCAGCATCATGATGCCGCACCCGGAACGGACCTTCCGCACCGCCACCCTCAGCTGGCACCCGGATAACTGGGGCGAGGACAGCGGCTGGATGCGCATGTTCCGCAATGCGCGGCATTGGCTCGGCTAA
- the recQ gene encoding DNA helicase RecQ yields the protein MMQTQALEVLQKVFGYEQFRGRQAEIVAQVAGGGDALVLMPTGGGKSLCFQIPALLRPGCAVVISPLIALMQDQVEGLHQLGIAAAFLNSTLDAHAAREVEQSYMRGELKLLYVAPERLLTPRFLALLEHTPASLFAIDEAHCVSQWGHDFRPEYIGLSLLHERFPSVPRIALTATADAATRREIVTRLALENAAQFVSSFDRPNIRYRIIEKDNARKQLLAFIEREHHGDAGIVYCLSRKRVEETAAFLSANGITALPYHAGIAAEIKAGNQTRFLREDGIVMVATIAFGMGIDKPDVRFVAHIDLPKSLEGYYQETGRAGRDGLPSNAWLAYGLNDVMQLKEMIESGGSPDAQKQVERDKLNAMLGLAETVACRRQVILGYFGENAVPCGNCDNCLVPPTTWDATDAARKALSCVFRTGQRFGAGHVIDVLLGKTTEKVKQHFHHTVTTFGIGKELPEAGWRSVLRQLLAAGFLQTDTEFGGLQLTPAARPLLKGEMQLRLRGLPEKQRDKTDRDKKRSAASLDIAATDEPLWQRLRSTRRALADEQSVPAYLIFTDATLKAMLDAKPATLADMAHISGVGAQKLERYGLAFLDALHAG from the coding sequence ATGATGCAGACACAGGCACTGGAGGTATTGCAGAAGGTCTTCGGCTACGAGCAGTTCCGTGGCCGCCAGGCCGAGATCGTGGCCCAGGTGGCCGGCGGCGGCGATGCGCTGGTCTTGATGCCCACCGGTGGCGGCAAATCGCTGTGCTTCCAGATTCCAGCCTTGTTGCGGCCAGGCTGCGCGGTGGTGATCTCGCCCTTGATCGCCTTGATGCAGGACCAGGTTGAAGGCCTGCATCAATTGGGTATCGCGGCTGCTTTCCTGAACTCCACCCTGGATGCCCATGCGGCGCGCGAGGTGGAGCAAAGTTATATGCGGGGCGAACTGAAATTGCTTTATGTCGCCCCCGAGCGTTTGCTGACGCCGCGCTTCCTGGCCTTGCTGGAACACACGCCGGCCAGTCTGTTCGCTATTGACGAAGCGCATTGCGTGTCGCAATGGGGGCACGATTTCAGGCCGGAATACATCGGCCTGTCGCTGCTGCACGAGCGTTTCCCCTCGGTACCCCGGATCGCGCTGACCGCGACCGCCGATGCTGCTACCCGCCGGGAAATCGTCACGCGGCTGGCCTTGGAAAATGCCGCCCAGTTCGTCTCGTCTTTCGATCGGCCCAATATCCGCTACCGCATCATCGAGAAGGACAACGCCCGCAAGCAGCTGCTGGCCTTTATCGAGCGCGAGCACCATGGTGACGCGGGAATTGTCTACTGCCTCAGCCGCAAGCGCGTGGAAGAGACCGCCGCCTTTCTATCCGCCAACGGCATTACCGCCCTACCCTATCACGCCGGCATCGCCGCCGAGATCAAGGCAGGCAACCAGACCCGCTTCCTGCGTGAAGACGGCATTGTCATGGTGGCCACCATTGCTTTCGGCATGGGCATAGACAAGCCGGATGTACGCTTTGTCGCCCATATCGACCTGCCCAAGAGCCTGGAGGGCTACTACCAGGAAACCGGCCGGGCCGGCCGCGATGGCCTGCCATCGAATGCGTGGCTGGCCTATGGCTTGAACGATGTGATGCAGTTGAAGGAGATGATAGAAAGCGGCGGTTCGCCCGATGCGCAGAAGCAGGTCGAACGGGACAAGCTGAACGCCATGCTGGGCCTGGCCGAAACGGTGGCTTGCCGGCGCCAGGTCATCCTCGGCTATTTCGGTGAAAATGCCGTGCCGTGCGGCAATTGCGACAACTGCCTCGTTCCTCCCACCACTTGGGATGCCACCGATGCCGCCCGCAAGGCGCTCAGTTGCGTATTCCGCACCGGCCAGCGCTTCGGCGCCGGCCATGTGATCGATGTGTTGCTCGGCAAGACCACCGAGAAGGTCAAGCAGCACTTCCACCATACGGTCACCACTTTCGGTATCGGCAAGGAGCTGCCGGAAGCCGGCTGGCGTTCGGTACTCCGGCAATTGCTGGCCGCGGGTTTCCTGCAGACCGATACGGAGTTCGGTGGCCTGCAACTCACGCCCGCTGCCCGTCCCCTGCTGAAAGGGGAAATGCAGCTGCGTTTGCGCGGCCTGCCGGAAAAACAACGCGACAAGACCGACCGCGACAAGAAACGTTCTGCTGCCAGCCTCGATATCGCGGCTACGGACGAGCCATTGTGGCAGCGCCTGCGCAGTACCCGACGCGCCCTGGCCGACGAGCAGTCGGTGCCGGCCTATCTGATTTTCACCGATGCCACGCTGAAAGCCATGCTGGATGCCAAGCCCGCCACACTGGCGGATATGGCACACATTTCCGGCGTGGGTGCGCAGAAGCTGGAGCGCTATGGCCTGGCTTTTCTGGATGCGTTGCACGCGGGCTGA